The proteins below come from a single Stomoxys calcitrans chromosome 1, idStoCalc2.1, whole genome shotgun sequence genomic window:
- the LOC106090823 gene encoding uncharacterized protein LOC106090823 isoform X2, which yields MLSSRPRDIATWVCIAEHQSSFDSSAVGRQNGDGSANYGLFQISDRYWCYSGPTPEEGKACNVACHKLADEDLQDDVRCIRIIYDEHTRISGNGFNAWTVYSRSCQNQNIEQIRQCFDAKVLDKINALPSTSSNEVVSSVVSVSKPGKVYDKCELAQELYHKHQMPMDQIATWVCIAQHESNFRTSAVGRLNADGSADHGLFQISDLYWCSHDRYGGKACNIPCDRLLDSDITDDVRCIKIIHEEHTRISGDGFNAWAVYKPHCLNQGLERVKQCFSEKDLKDSQTKTVSAGNKNSFTSSSSSTAVSKKGKIYNKCELAKELYHKHHMPMEQIPTWVCIAQHESSYNTAAVGRLNTDGSADHGLFQISDLYWCTHDQYGGKACNIPCDRLLDSDISDDISCIKIIHDEHTRISGDGFNAWAVYKPHCRNQGLDRVKECFTEKELKDIPTKSTYSPSSNAIVPQQSSAATKKGKIYKKCELAQELYQKHRMPMDQIPTWVCIAQHESSYNTAAVGRLNTDGSADHGLFQISDLYWCTHDQYGGKACNIPCDRLLDSDISDDIRCIKIIHDEHTRISGDGFNAWAVYKPHCRNQGLDRVKECFTDEELKDSATKSITGPYDNSLIPQSSPATTKKGKVYNKCELAQELYHKHRLPMDQIPTWVCIAQHESSYNTAAVGRLNTDGSADHGLFQISDLYWCTHDQYGGKACNIACDRLLDSDISDDVQCIKMIHEEHTGISGDGFNAWAVYKPHCRNQGLERIKECFKENELADLDSIKPITPISSNALKPAVSNKQAPAKGKIYKKCELAQELYAKHKMPMEQIPTWVCIAQHESSFNTAAVGRLNADGSADHGLFQISDLYWCSHDSYGGKACNIPCDKLLDSDITDDVRCIKIIHEEHTQISGDGFNAWAVYKPHCRNRQFSDVQSCFSSNEIQLFEKNKADKYQPSDYNAPTKKPGDYSHNPFLQNIKVSASSAQAPAKVATAVQVNVIPNTNNYKNNPFLSGAIKTSSISSPLGSSSTQKEVVQNYQNNPFLNGLPKTTPTTVKTSTTSKSTTSSSLQSASYQQQYATTSISQPSKYVNSNDFRTKPSDKPQSYGLTSQPSKYSDSNSFRITTKMPTTYKPTTLGPTTTTSKPRTTATAKTTTTRKSTINTTKGASNWNDGKYRPLSVTGTTTTKKPTTTTKRTTTTTTKRSTTSWTSTKSSSATTSKPTTWWTSTTKSSKGISSAQLKESTTTRKPTTTPTTRKPTSTTRSWNNGPTTRKTPTTSWTTTTRKPTSTTRNWNNAQTAKLKQTTAIQKPTTTTKKPTSTTWSWNHGQTPTTRKTPTTSWTTTRKPTTTLRTTNTPKATTATWNWNNGQYKGGNPTTTRKPSTIAGNWNSSGQYKATSPTTTKRPTQTTTTRKTSTTKNYSNTTTWNWNNRQTTNTPKTITTTRTTTTTRRPSLSPTKSSNNWNWSTTTTKPLASKATARTTTTTTTTTRKPLNVTPSPRSQTTTKSPSANTNWNWQQPKYSNTSATTSWNSKTTNKPSQLTTNTTWQHWQNGQPAKTSQSYKTTTTSKPQTQSGNWQNNKTTNSKFSTKAPQNTQTTRKSDDLFKHPFFERVKQEREIFESNLFNYQKRKN from the exons ATGCTATCCAGTCGCCCAAGG GATATCGCTACGTGGGTGTGTATCGCCGAACACCAATCTTCATTTGATAGCTCAGCAGTGGGACGTCAGAATGGTGATGGCAGTGCTAACTATGGCCTATTTCAGATCAGCGATCGTTACTGGTGCTACTCTGGCCCAACGCCGGAGGAGGGCAAGGCCTGTAATGTTGCCTGCCACAAGTTAGCGGATGAAGATCTGCAGGACGATGTACGCTGCATTCGCATCATTTACGATGAGCATACACGAATTTCAGGTAATGGTTTCAATGCTTGGACAGTCTATTCCAGAAGCTGTCAAAATCAGAATATTGAGCAGATACGTCAGTGTTTCGATGCCAAAGTTTTGGATAAGATCAACGCATTGCCCAGCACCAGCTCTAACGAAGTGGTTTCATCTGTGGTGTCCGTCAGCAAACCGGGTAAAGTATATGACAAGTGCGAATTGGCCCAAGAGTTGTACCACAAACACCAAATGCCTATGGACCAAATAGCCACTTGGGTATGTATTGCTCAGCATGAATCGAATTTTCGCACCTCAGCAGTGGGACGTTTGAATGCGGATGGATCAGCGGATCATGGCCTCTTTCAGATTAGCGACCTCTATTGGTGTTCCCATGATCGTTATGGTGGTAAGGCCTGCAATATTCCATGTGATAGATTGCTCGATTCAGATATCACAGATGATGTGCGCTGTATTAAAATCATACATGAGGAGCACACTCGAATTTCAGGAGATGGTTTCAATGCTTGGGCGGTCTACAAACCCCATTGTCTTAATCAGGGCTTGGAGCGAGTAAAACAGTGTTTCTCCGAAAAGGATCTAAAGGATAGTCAGACGAAAACAGTGAGTGCaggaaataaaaattcttttacTTCTTCTTCATCTTCAACGGCAGTCAGCAAGAAGGGAAAGATTTACAACAAATGTGAATTGGCTAAGGAGTTGTATCACAAACACCACATGCCAATGGAGCAGATACCCACCTGGGTTTGCATAGCCCAACACGAGTCCAGTTACAATACAGCAGCCGTGGGACGTCTGAACACTGATGGCTCGGCCGATCATGGCCTGTTTCAAATTAGCGACCTCTATTGGTGCACCCATGATCAGTATGGCGGAAAGGCATGCAACATACCCTGCGATAGATTATTGGATTCGGACATTTCAGACGATATAAGCTGCATAAAAATCATTCACGACGAGCATACTAGAATTTCAGGTGATGGTTTCAATGCCTGGGCAGTGTATAAGCCCCATTGTCGCAACCAAGGTTTGGATCGTGTCAAAGAGTGTTTCACCGAGAAGGAACTTAAGGACATCCCCACCAAGAGTACATATTCCCCCAGCAGCAATGCTATAGTCCCTCAACAATCATCTGCAGCCACTAAGAAAGgtaaaatctataaaaaatgtGAACTGGCTCAAGAATTGTACCAAAAACATCGAATGCCCATGGATCAGATACCCACCTGGGTTTGCATAGCCCAACATGAGTCCAGTTACAATACAGCAGCCGTGGGACGTCTGAATACTGATGGCTCGGCAGATCATGGCTTATTTCAAATAAGCGACCTCTATTGGTGCACCCATGATCAATATGGAGGAAAGGCATGCAACATACCATGCGATAGATTATTGGATTCAGATATTTCAGATGATATACGCTGCATAAAAATCATACATGACGAACATACTCGCATCTCAGGTGATGGCTTCAATGCTTGGGCTGTGTATAAGCCTCATTGTCGTAATCAAGGTTTGGATCGCGTAAAAGAGTGTTTTACCGATGAAGAACTTAAAGATAGCGCAACAAAGTCCATAACCGGGCCATATGACAACTCTCTGATTCCTCAATCTAGCCCAGCTACCACCAAGAAAGGAAAGGTGTACAACAAATGTGAATTGGCCCAGGAACTGTATCATAAACATCGACTACCAATGGATCAGATACCCACCTGGGTTTGTATAGCCCAACACGAGTCTAGCTACAACACAGCAGCCGTGGGACGCCTCAACACTGATGGTTCTGCGGATCATGGCCTCTTTCAAATATCTGATCTTTATTGGTGTACCCATGATCAGTATGGCGGAAAGGCATGCAATATCGCCTGCGATAGATTATTGGACTCTGATATATCGGACGATGTTCAATGCATCAAAATGATTCACGAAGAGCATACCGGCATTTCAGGGGATGGTTTTAATGCTTGGGCTGTTTACAAGCCTCATTGTCGTAATCAGGGGTTGGAACGTATCAAAGAATGTTTCAAGGAAAACGAACTTGCTGATTTAGATAGCATCAAACCCATTACACCAATTTCTAGCAATGCCTTAAAACCTGCAGTTAGCAATAAGCAAGCGCCagcaaaaggaaaaatttacaaGAAATGTGAGTTGGCTCAAGAACTTTATGCCAAGCATAAAATGCCAATGGAACAAATACCCACTTGGGTATGCATTGCCCAACATGAATCCAGTTTCAATACTGCTGCTGTAGGACGCCTTAATGCCGACGGTTCAGCTGATCACGGACTCTTTCAGATATCCGATCTTTACTGGTGTTCTCACGATTCATATGGAGGCAAGGCCTGCAACATACCATGTGACAAACTCTTGGACTCGGATATAACCGACGATGTGCGTTGCATAAAAATCATTCATGAGGAGCACACACAAATCTCTGGAGATGGGTTTAATGCCTGGGCTGTGTACAAGCCCCATTGTCGCAATCGCCAATTCAGCGATGTACAATCATGTTTCAGCAGCAATGAAATACAACTGTTTGAGAAAAACAAGGCCGACAAATATCAGCCCTCTGATTACAATGCACCCACAAAGAAACCTGGAGATTATAGCCATAAtccatttttgcaaaatataaaagtttcagCAAGCTCAGCCCAAGCTCCTGCGAAAGTGGCTACCGCAGTTCAGGTTAATGTTATACCAAATACAAACAACTATAAAAATAATCCCTTCTTAAGTGGAGCCATTAAGACTTCGTCCATTTCCTCGCCCTTGGGCAGCTCAAGCACTCAAAAGGAGGTGGTACAAAATTACCAAAATAATCCCTTCTTGAATGGTTTACCCAAAACTACACCAACAACTGTTAAAACTTCAACCACAAGCAAATCTACCACATCTTCTTCATTGCAATCGGCATCGTATCAGCAACAATATGCAACTACTTCCATCAGTCAGCCCTCAAAATATGTGAATAGCAACGACTTTAGGACTAAGCCTTCGGATAAACCACAGAGCTATGGTTTAACATCACAGCCTTCCAAGTATTCTGATAGCAATAGTTTCAGAATAACTACAAAAATGCCCACAACATACAAACCCACAACTTTAGGACCAACAACCACAACTTCTAAGCCCAGAACGACTGCAAcggccaaaacaacaacaactcgcaAGTCAACAATCAATACAACAAAGGGGGCATCAAATTGGAATGATGGCAAATATAGACCGCTATCTGTAACAGGAACAACGACAACCAAAAAGCCAACCACAACCACTAAAAGaactacaactacaactacTAAGCGTTCAACGACATCATGGACTAGCACCAAATCTTCCTCGGCGACAACTAGCAAACCCACAACATGGTGGACATCTACAACAAAATCTTCCAAGGGAATTTCAAGTGCACAACTGAAAGAATCGACTACAACGAGGAAACCAACTACGACTCCAACTACTAGGAAGCCAACAAGCACCACAAGAAGCTGGAACAATGGACCAACCACACGCAAGACGCCCACAACATCTTGGACAACAACTACTAGGAAACCTACAAGCACCACAAGGAACTGGAACAATGCTCAAACggccaaattaaaacaaacgaCTGCAATCCAAAAACCAACCACAACTACAAAGAAACCTACAAGCACCACATGGAGCTGGAATCATGGACAAACACCAACCACCCGCAAGACTCCAACTACATCTTGGACAACAACCCGTAAACCCACGACTACATTGCGCACAACGAACACTCCTAAAGCAACTACTGCCACCTGGAATTGGAACAATGGCCAATATAAAGGAGGAAATCCTACAACTACAAGAAAACCTTCAACCATAGCAGGGAATTGGAATAGTAGTGGCCAGTATAAAGCCACATCCCCAACAACTACAAAACGACCAACACAAACTACAACAACACGGAAGACAAGTACTACAAAGAATTACAGCAATACAACCACATGGAATTGGAATAATAGGCAAACCACAAACACACCCAAAACCATAACGACCACACGCACCACCACAACCACACGCAGGCCATCTTTGAGTCCCACAAAATCGAGCAACAACTGGAACTGGTCCACTACAACCACAAAACCTTTGGCATCGAAAGCGACTGCGAGAACTAcaactaccaccaccaccaccactaggAAACCATTAAATGTGACGCCATCACCTAGATCACAAACAACAACGAAAAGTCCCTCAGCAAACACCAACTGGAATTGGCAACAGCCCAAATATTCCAATACCTCGGCGACCACATCGTGGAATTCTAAAACTACAAATAAGCCTTCTCAGCTAACAACAAACACGACATGGCAACACTGGCAAAATGGTCAACCAGCCAAGACAAGCCAATcgtataaaacaacaacaaccagcaaACCACAAACTCAGTCCGGCAACTGgcaaaacaacaaaactacAAACTCGAAATTCTCTACAAAAGCACCTCAAAATACTCAGACAACCAGAAAGTCCGATGATCTCTTCAAACATCCTTTCTTCGAACGAGTCAAGCAGGAGCGGGAAATATTTGAAAGTAACCTTTTCAACTATCAAAAACGCAAGAATTAG